The Henckelia pumila isolate YLH828 chromosome 2, ASM3356847v2, whole genome shotgun sequence genome includes a window with the following:
- the LOC140880124 gene encoding RNA polymerase II C-terminal domain phosphatase-like 3 isoform X1, translating to MQGGCEELLVQVEVHDVEEGEISDSASVEEITEEDFNTKQGSSSPSPLKITDNSKKTNAFSNNPSQNSGGGTRSGNSGWTMRDVYTYQIAPRSYNSGLYNLAWAQAVNNKPLDEVFVMMDGASTNSNNDCNDNNDAKTDTLSSANKVVIDVEDDGEKEEGELEEGEIDLDSDSAVEKEGSWMELDEEMKASLDESDHLEKKKQIDLIKKELQSLIVADADKSFVILCSSLQKSVDSLQRLVLGSSSAEEDTLAKQLYSACESVNSVFFSMNPRLKEQNRDILSRFLIHVTSLKPPLFSFQQLKELEVIISSVNSLAFSPNDGSDIKKKQMDVGLCKTDADVLFQKANNALTGLDKDEMLFRPAGSLDQTHSSFLPADSKVGLDNHKHKGPVRPLLDLHIDYDAENLPSPTRVMTSTLPFGKGLLLGHGSAKPEWPVPRQFLKKENAIMHPYETDAVKAVSTYQQKFGHSSFFRNDELPSPTPSEEGESGNGDTSGEVSSSVIQNVSHVNTSILGQQMSGSVKSSILVHPMVSSSASIALTGQGMSSAMTTGLGNTTSNPVLKSSSAKIRDPRLRRVNSNAVSTNDEPRVEPLLGLVNSRKQRIVEDLVLPGPVLKRQRNESTVSGIAHLVQGVTETGGWLEDRGTVGMQGMRGNHILESIGNLANLENAMTGVSTSLSTSNLTIKGNEKFQMVGQNTTLSLPSSTTSLPTLGANSTSLMTSPISSLPLSRPVNLPLTNQTTKLQVADPNATASLQSLLRDLAVNPSIFMNILKSEQQRSFDHNKSMTHVPISDSLLGSVLSTNGVPPIVAVLGQPSSGNQTPSQGVAVEDSGKIRMKPRDPRRVHYNAHQKGGSTGSDQLKINTSTGSAVTSNLGTPRQEDQLEKKSVASNSLIQPDITRQFTNNLRNIADLLSSSKPSVSPSIPPEVPAYQSLPTHKVGTENKSQDFESGNVKNGAGMASEEPTVVPPRPSIPWSDVEHLFDGFDDQQKVAIQRERTRRMEEQKKMFGAHKLCLVLDLDHTLLNSAKFVEVDLHHDEILRKKEEEDREKPQRHLFRFPHMGMWTKLRPGIWNFLEKASKLFELHLYTMGNKYYATEMAKLLDPKGELFSGRVISRGDDGDPFDSEDRVPKTKDLEGVLGMESSVVIIDDSVRVWPHNKLNLIVVERYIYFPCSRRQFGLPGPSLLEIDHDERPEFGTLASSLAVIERIHHTFFAHQSLDEADVRNILASEQRKILAGCRVLFSRIFPVGEAKPHMHPLWQTAEQFGAVCTNQIDDQVTHVVANSPGTDKVNWAISKGRFVVHPGWVEASALLYRRANEHDFSIIKQ from the exons ATGCAAGGTGGTTGTGAGGAGCTACTCGTTCAAGTTGAGGTTCACGATGTGGAGGAAGGGGAGATCTCAGATTCCGCCTCGGTTGAAGAAATTACCGAAGAAGATTTTAATACTAAACAAGGGTCTTCATCACCTTCGCCTCTCAAAATTACTGATAATTCGAAGAAAACCAATGCTTTTAGCAATAATCCGAGTCAAAATAGTGGCGGTGGAACTAGGAGTGGGAATAGTGGTTGGACGATGAGGGATGTATACACGTATCAGATTGCTCCCAGGTCTTACAACTCTGGTTTGTACAATTTGGCTTGGGCTCAGGCTGTGAACAATAAGCCCTTGGACGAGGTTTTTGTGATGATGGATGGTGCAAGTACTAACTCTAACAATGATTGTAACGATAATAATGATGCCAAGACAGATACTTTGTCATCTGCTAATAAGGTTGTCATTGATGTGGAGGATGACGGTGAGAAGGAGGAAGGGGAGTTGGAGGAGGGGGAGATAGATTTGGATTCTGATTCGGCTGTTGAGAAAGAGGGTTCATGGATGGAACTTGATGAGGAGATGAAAGCTAGTCTGGACGAGAGTGATCATCTTGAGAAGAAGAAGCAGattgatttgattaaaaaagAGCTCCAGAGTCTGATTGTGGCTGATGCTGATAA GTCATTTGTTATATTGTGCTCAAGTTTGCAAAAATCAGTAGACAGCTTGCAAAGATTGGTTTTGGGGAGTTCATCTGCTGAGGAAGATACTCTTGCTAAACAGTTATACAGTGCCTGCGAGAGTGTCAATTCA GTGTTCTTTTCAAtgaatccaagactaaaagaaCAGAATAGGGACATCCTGTCAAG GTTTCTGATCCATGTGACAAGTTTAAAGCCGCCTCTTTTCTCTTTTCAGCAGTTGAAAGAG TTGGAGGTTATCATATCATCGGTGAATTCATTGGCTTTTTCGCCCAACGATGGCAGTGATATTAAGAAGAAACAAATGGATGTAGGGTTATGTAAGACTGATGCTGATGTGTTGTTTCAGAAGGCTAATAATGCCTTAACTGGCCTGGACAAGGATGAAATGTTATTCAGGCCCGCTGGATCCTTAGATCAAACTCATAGCAGCTTCTTGCCGGCTGATTCAAAAGTAGGGTTAGATAATCATAAGCATAAAGGACCAGTTCGTCCACTTCTTGATCTTCATATAGATTATGATGCAGAAAATCTTCCATCGCCTACACGAGTTATGACTTCGACTCTGCCTTTTGGGAAAGGATTGTTGTTGGGACATGGATCAGCGAAACCCGAGTGGCCAGTCCCCAGACAATTTCTGAAGAAAGAGAATGCTATAATGCATCCTTATGAGACTGATGCTGTCAAAGCTGTTTCCACTTATCAGCAGAAGTTTGGTCACAGTTCCTTTTTCAGGAATGACGAACTTCCAAGCCCAACTCCTTCCGAAGAAGGTGAAAGTGGAAATGGTGACACTAGTGGGGAAGTTTCAAGTTCTGTTATTCAGAATGTCAGTCATGTGAACACCTCAATATTAGGGCAGCAAATGAGTGGTTCTGTGAAATCTTCTATTTTGGTTCACCCAATGGTTTCTTCTTCTGCCTCCATAGCACTTACTGGTCAAGGGATGAGCAGTGCTATGACTACCGGGCTTGGAAATACCACCTCAAATCCTGTGCTGAAATCCTCCTCTGCCAAAATTAGGGACCCAAGGCTTCGAAGAGTCAACTCCAATGCAGTTTCCACGAATGATGAGCCCAGAGTGGAGCCTCTTCTTGGACTTGTGAATTCACGGAAGCAGAGGATAGTTGAAGACTTGGTTTTGCCTGGCCCCGTGTTGAAACGGCAACGAAATGAGTCAACAGTTTCTGGAATCGCACATTTAGTGCAAGGAGTGACTGAAACCGGTGGTTGGTTGGAGGACAGAGGAACAGTTGGAATGCAGGGTATGCGAGGAAACCATATCCTGGAAAGCATAGGCAATTTAGCAAATTTGGAAAATGCCATGACCGGTGTTTCTACCAGCTTGAGTACATCTAATTTAACAATCAAAGGAAATGAGAAATTCCAAATGGTGGGTCAGAATACCACCTTATCTTTACCAAGTTCAACCACAAGTTTGCCAACACTCGGTGCAAATTCAACAAGTCTTATGACTAGTCCAATCTCTTCGCTGCCTCTAAGCAGGCCCGTGAATTTACCATTAACAAATCAAACGACAAAATTGCAAGTGGCAGATCCCAATGCGACTGCTTCCCTTCAGTCTCTCTTAAGAGATCTTGCAGTGAATCCATCTATATTTATGAACATACTTAAATCGGAACAGCAGAGGTCTTTTGATCATAATAAAAGTATGACACACGTGCCAATTTCAGATTCTTTACTTGGATCCGTACTATCAACAAATGGAGTGCCACCCATTGTCGCCGTTCTGGGCCAGCCATCATCTGGAAATCAGACACCTTCCCAGGGGGTTGCTGTG gAGGATTCTGGAAAGATTCGCATGAAACCCCGTGATCCACGCCGTGTTCATTATAACGCACATCAGAAGGGTGGTTCTACTGGGTCTGATCAACTcaaaataaatacttcaacTGGTTCAGCAGTAACCAGCAACTTGGGCACACCAAGGCAAGAGGATCAATTGGAGAAGAAATCAGTGGCTTCTAATTCTTTGATACAACCTGATATTACTAGGCAATTCACAAATAATCTGAGAAATATTGCTGATCTATTGTCCTCGTCTAAACCTTCTGTTTCTCCATCAATACCACCTGAGGTTCCAGCATATCAGTCATTACCGACTCATAAAGTTGGGACTGAAAATAAGAGCCAGGATTTTGAGTCTGGCAACGTAAAAAATGGGGCTGGCATGGCTTCTGAAGAACCAACTGTTGTTCCCCCCCGACCATCAATTCCATGGAGTGATGTGGAGCATTTGTTTGATGGATTTGACGACCAACAAAAGGTTGCTATCCAAAGAGAAAGGACTAGGAGGATGGAAGAACAGAAGAAAATGTTTGGTGCTCACAAGTTGTGTCTTGTCTTGGATCTCGATCACACTCTTCTTAATTCAGCAAAG TTTGTTGAAGTTGATCTGCACCATGATGAAATTTTGAGAAAGAAAGAGGAGGAGGATCGTGAAAAGCCTCAGAGGCATCTATTTCGGTTTCCTCATATGGGAATGTGGACTAAATTGCGGCCTGGGATATGGAATTTCTTGGAGAAG GCTAGTAAACTCTTCGAACTGCATCTATATACCATGGGGAACAAGTATTATGCCACTGAGATGGCAAAATTGCTTGATCCAAAAGGAGAATTATTTTCTGGGCGTGTTATCTCGAGGGGTGATGATGGTGATCCTTTTGATAGTGAAGACAGGGTTCCCAAGACCAAGGACTTGGAGGGAGTGTTGGGAATGGAATCATCTGTAGTGATTATAGATGATTCTGTCCGAGTGTGGCCTCACAACAAACTAAATTTAATAGTTGTAGAGCG GTATATTTATTTTCCCTGTAGTAGACGGCAATTTGGACTACCAGGTCCTTCCCTTCTTGAGATTGACCATGATGAAAGACCAGAATTTGggactttggcttcttctttaGCG GTTATTGAGAGAATACATCACACCTTTTTTGCACACCAGTCATTAGATGAAGCTGATGTTAGAAACATCTTAGCTTCTGAACAACGGAAGATTCTTGCTGGTTGCCGAGTTTTATTTAGCCGGATATTCCCGGTTGGTGAAGCAAAACCTCACATGCATCCTCTGTGGCAAACAGCTGAACAATTTGGTGCTGTATGCACCAATCAGATTGATGACCAGGTCACCCATGTTGTGGCGAATTCTCCTGGGACTGACAAG GTGAACTGGGCCATTTCTAAAGGAAGATTTGTTGTGCATCCTGGCTG GGTGGAAGCCTCGGCGTTGCTTTACCGAAGAGCGAATGAGCATGACTTTTCCATTATTAAACAATAA
- the LOC140880124 gene encoding RNA polymerase II C-terminal domain phosphatase-like 3 isoform X2, producing MQGGCEELLVQVEVHDVEEGEISDSASVEEITEEDFNTKQGSSSPSPLKITDNSKKTNAFSNNPSQNSGGGTRSGNSGWTMRDVYTYQIAPRSYNSGLYNLAWAQAVNNKPLDEVFVMMDGASTNSNNDCNDNNDAKTDTLSSANKVVIDVEDDGEKEEGELEEGEIDLDSDSAVEKEGSWMELDEEMKASLDESDHLEKKKQIDLIKKELQSLIVADADKSFVILCSSLQKSVDSLQRLVLGSSSAEEDTLAKQLYSACESVNSVFFSMNPRLKEQNRDILSRFLIHVTSLKPPLFSFQQLKELEVIISSVNSLAFSPNDGSDIKKKQMDVGLCKTDADVLFQKANNALTGLDKDEMLFRPAGSLDQTHSSFLPADSKVGLDNHKHKGPVRPLLDLHIDYDAENLPSPTRVMTSTLPFGKGLLLGHGSAKPEWPVPRQFLKKENAIMHPYETDAVKAVSTYQQKFGHSSFFRNDELPSPTPSEEGESGNGDTSGEVSSSVIQNVSHVNTSILGQQMSGSVKSSILVHPMVSSSASIALTGQGMSSAMTTGLGNTTSNPVLKSSSAKIRDPRLRRVNSNAVSTNDEPRVEPLLGLVNSRKQRIVEDLVLPGPVLKRQRNESTVSGIAHLVQGVTETGGWLEDRGTVGMQGMRGNHILESIGNLANLENAMTGVSTSLSTSNLTIKGNEKFQMVGQNTTLSLPSSTTSLPTLGANSTSLMTSPISSLPLSRPVNLPLTNQTTKLQVADPNATASLQSLLRDLAVNPSIFMNILKSEQQRSFDHNKSMTHVPISDSLLGSVLSTNGVPPIVAVLGQPSSGNQTPSQGVAEDSGKIRMKPRDPRRVHYNAHQKGGSTGSDQLKINTSTGSAVTSNLGTPRQEDQLEKKSVASNSLIQPDITRQFTNNLRNIADLLSSSKPSVSPSIPPEVPAYQSLPTHKVGTENKSQDFESGNVKNGAGMASEEPTVVPPRPSIPWSDVEHLFDGFDDQQKVAIQRERTRRMEEQKKMFGAHKLCLVLDLDHTLLNSAKFVEVDLHHDEILRKKEEEDREKPQRHLFRFPHMGMWTKLRPGIWNFLEKASKLFELHLYTMGNKYYATEMAKLLDPKGELFSGRVISRGDDGDPFDSEDRVPKTKDLEGVLGMESSVVIIDDSVRVWPHNKLNLIVVERYIYFPCSRRQFGLPGPSLLEIDHDERPEFGTLASSLAVIERIHHTFFAHQSLDEADVRNILASEQRKILAGCRVLFSRIFPVGEAKPHMHPLWQTAEQFGAVCTNQIDDQVTHVVANSPGTDKVNWAISKGRFVVHPGWVEASALLYRRANEHDFSIIKQ from the exons ATGCAAGGTGGTTGTGAGGAGCTACTCGTTCAAGTTGAGGTTCACGATGTGGAGGAAGGGGAGATCTCAGATTCCGCCTCGGTTGAAGAAATTACCGAAGAAGATTTTAATACTAAACAAGGGTCTTCATCACCTTCGCCTCTCAAAATTACTGATAATTCGAAGAAAACCAATGCTTTTAGCAATAATCCGAGTCAAAATAGTGGCGGTGGAACTAGGAGTGGGAATAGTGGTTGGACGATGAGGGATGTATACACGTATCAGATTGCTCCCAGGTCTTACAACTCTGGTTTGTACAATTTGGCTTGGGCTCAGGCTGTGAACAATAAGCCCTTGGACGAGGTTTTTGTGATGATGGATGGTGCAAGTACTAACTCTAACAATGATTGTAACGATAATAATGATGCCAAGACAGATACTTTGTCATCTGCTAATAAGGTTGTCATTGATGTGGAGGATGACGGTGAGAAGGAGGAAGGGGAGTTGGAGGAGGGGGAGATAGATTTGGATTCTGATTCGGCTGTTGAGAAAGAGGGTTCATGGATGGAACTTGATGAGGAGATGAAAGCTAGTCTGGACGAGAGTGATCATCTTGAGAAGAAGAAGCAGattgatttgattaaaaaagAGCTCCAGAGTCTGATTGTGGCTGATGCTGATAA GTCATTTGTTATATTGTGCTCAAGTTTGCAAAAATCAGTAGACAGCTTGCAAAGATTGGTTTTGGGGAGTTCATCTGCTGAGGAAGATACTCTTGCTAAACAGTTATACAGTGCCTGCGAGAGTGTCAATTCA GTGTTCTTTTCAAtgaatccaagactaaaagaaCAGAATAGGGACATCCTGTCAAG GTTTCTGATCCATGTGACAAGTTTAAAGCCGCCTCTTTTCTCTTTTCAGCAGTTGAAAGAG TTGGAGGTTATCATATCATCGGTGAATTCATTGGCTTTTTCGCCCAACGATGGCAGTGATATTAAGAAGAAACAAATGGATGTAGGGTTATGTAAGACTGATGCTGATGTGTTGTTTCAGAAGGCTAATAATGCCTTAACTGGCCTGGACAAGGATGAAATGTTATTCAGGCCCGCTGGATCCTTAGATCAAACTCATAGCAGCTTCTTGCCGGCTGATTCAAAAGTAGGGTTAGATAATCATAAGCATAAAGGACCAGTTCGTCCACTTCTTGATCTTCATATAGATTATGATGCAGAAAATCTTCCATCGCCTACACGAGTTATGACTTCGACTCTGCCTTTTGGGAAAGGATTGTTGTTGGGACATGGATCAGCGAAACCCGAGTGGCCAGTCCCCAGACAATTTCTGAAGAAAGAGAATGCTATAATGCATCCTTATGAGACTGATGCTGTCAAAGCTGTTTCCACTTATCAGCAGAAGTTTGGTCACAGTTCCTTTTTCAGGAATGACGAACTTCCAAGCCCAACTCCTTCCGAAGAAGGTGAAAGTGGAAATGGTGACACTAGTGGGGAAGTTTCAAGTTCTGTTATTCAGAATGTCAGTCATGTGAACACCTCAATATTAGGGCAGCAAATGAGTGGTTCTGTGAAATCTTCTATTTTGGTTCACCCAATGGTTTCTTCTTCTGCCTCCATAGCACTTACTGGTCAAGGGATGAGCAGTGCTATGACTACCGGGCTTGGAAATACCACCTCAAATCCTGTGCTGAAATCCTCCTCTGCCAAAATTAGGGACCCAAGGCTTCGAAGAGTCAACTCCAATGCAGTTTCCACGAATGATGAGCCCAGAGTGGAGCCTCTTCTTGGACTTGTGAATTCACGGAAGCAGAGGATAGTTGAAGACTTGGTTTTGCCTGGCCCCGTGTTGAAACGGCAACGAAATGAGTCAACAGTTTCTGGAATCGCACATTTAGTGCAAGGAGTGACTGAAACCGGTGGTTGGTTGGAGGACAGAGGAACAGTTGGAATGCAGGGTATGCGAGGAAACCATATCCTGGAAAGCATAGGCAATTTAGCAAATTTGGAAAATGCCATGACCGGTGTTTCTACCAGCTTGAGTACATCTAATTTAACAATCAAAGGAAATGAGAAATTCCAAATGGTGGGTCAGAATACCACCTTATCTTTACCAAGTTCAACCACAAGTTTGCCAACACTCGGTGCAAATTCAACAAGTCTTATGACTAGTCCAATCTCTTCGCTGCCTCTAAGCAGGCCCGTGAATTTACCATTAACAAATCAAACGACAAAATTGCAAGTGGCAGATCCCAATGCGACTGCTTCCCTTCAGTCTCTCTTAAGAGATCTTGCAGTGAATCCATCTATATTTATGAACATACTTAAATCGGAACAGCAGAGGTCTTTTGATCATAATAAAAGTATGACACACGTGCCAATTTCAGATTCTTTACTTGGATCCGTACTATCAACAAATGGAGTGCCACCCATTGTCGCCGTTCTGGGCCAGCCATCATCTGGAAATCAGACACCTTCCCAGGGGGTTGCT gAGGATTCTGGAAAGATTCGCATGAAACCCCGTGATCCACGCCGTGTTCATTATAACGCACATCAGAAGGGTGGTTCTACTGGGTCTGATCAACTcaaaataaatacttcaacTGGTTCAGCAGTAACCAGCAACTTGGGCACACCAAGGCAAGAGGATCAATTGGAGAAGAAATCAGTGGCTTCTAATTCTTTGATACAACCTGATATTACTAGGCAATTCACAAATAATCTGAGAAATATTGCTGATCTATTGTCCTCGTCTAAACCTTCTGTTTCTCCATCAATACCACCTGAGGTTCCAGCATATCAGTCATTACCGACTCATAAAGTTGGGACTGAAAATAAGAGCCAGGATTTTGAGTCTGGCAACGTAAAAAATGGGGCTGGCATGGCTTCTGAAGAACCAACTGTTGTTCCCCCCCGACCATCAATTCCATGGAGTGATGTGGAGCATTTGTTTGATGGATTTGACGACCAACAAAAGGTTGCTATCCAAAGAGAAAGGACTAGGAGGATGGAAGAACAGAAGAAAATGTTTGGTGCTCACAAGTTGTGTCTTGTCTTGGATCTCGATCACACTCTTCTTAATTCAGCAAAG TTTGTTGAAGTTGATCTGCACCATGATGAAATTTTGAGAAAGAAAGAGGAGGAGGATCGTGAAAAGCCTCAGAGGCATCTATTTCGGTTTCCTCATATGGGAATGTGGACTAAATTGCGGCCTGGGATATGGAATTTCTTGGAGAAG GCTAGTAAACTCTTCGAACTGCATCTATATACCATGGGGAACAAGTATTATGCCACTGAGATGGCAAAATTGCTTGATCCAAAAGGAGAATTATTTTCTGGGCGTGTTATCTCGAGGGGTGATGATGGTGATCCTTTTGATAGTGAAGACAGGGTTCCCAAGACCAAGGACTTGGAGGGAGTGTTGGGAATGGAATCATCTGTAGTGATTATAGATGATTCTGTCCGAGTGTGGCCTCACAACAAACTAAATTTAATAGTTGTAGAGCG GTATATTTATTTTCCCTGTAGTAGACGGCAATTTGGACTACCAGGTCCTTCCCTTCTTGAGATTGACCATGATGAAAGACCAGAATTTGggactttggcttcttctttaGCG GTTATTGAGAGAATACATCACACCTTTTTTGCACACCAGTCATTAGATGAAGCTGATGTTAGAAACATCTTAGCTTCTGAACAACGGAAGATTCTTGCTGGTTGCCGAGTTTTATTTAGCCGGATATTCCCGGTTGGTGAAGCAAAACCTCACATGCATCCTCTGTGGCAAACAGCTGAACAATTTGGTGCTGTATGCACCAATCAGATTGATGACCAGGTCACCCATGTTGTGGCGAATTCTCCTGGGACTGACAAG GTGAACTGGGCCATTTCTAAAGGAAGATTTGTTGTGCATCCTGGCTG GGTGGAAGCCTCGGCGTTGCTTTACCGAAGAGCGAATGAGCATGACTTTTCCATTATTAAACAATAA
- the LOC140881643 gene encoding putative pentatricopeptide repeat-containing protein At5g13230, mitochondrial, with the protein MLRLRSWNRQRCCKVLRKWTQFSRQSEDYTLIPCLKFGFASLAVLEQQPWRSSKLMASSIQESESHVYARMLQNCIKNEQPMTGKFLHCEILKRGVCLDLFAGNVLLNFYVKNETLHDGVKLFEEMPRRNMVSFVTLIQGYSLFEEYDKAVELFVRLHKEGHELNTFVFTTILKLVVSMDLPEFGWCIHACVYKLGHDADAFVGTGLIDAYSICGLVDTAKEVFNGIVHRDMVSWTGMVSCYAENNCFEDALDLYNQMRMDGLQPNNFTFASVIKACLGLGADSVGRSIHGCVLKTCYEMDRYVGVSLLDLYAGSGNIEDAQQLFREIPKDNVVPWSFMIARHSQCDRCEEALDFFIQMREAFVCPNQFTLASVLQACATNGRLGFGKQIHCLVVKTGLDTNVFVSNALMDVYAKCGEMEASMSLFSEFGDRNEVSWNTMIVGYVQLGDGEKALQMFLNMSEEHVVATEVTYSSLLRACASLAALVPGRQIHSLAIKTLYSEDDSVSNALIDMYAKCGRIIDARLIFDAMSERDIVSWNSMISSYSMHGLGAKALQVYENMLESGFTPNQLTFVGVLSACSNTGSLDQGQTYFTSMQEDHDIEPCMEHYTCMVSLLGRLGHLDKAVKMINEIPSTPNVMVWRALLGACVAHKNVELGRFAADRVLELEPQDESSYVLLSNIYAAAKRWDHVALVRKNMKKNRIKKEPGLSWIESQGIVHYFAVGDESHEDIKLIRGMLEWLNVRCNRGGYAPDHGVILLDVEEDEKGRLLWLHSERIALAFALTRTPPGSPIRIIKNLRICSDCHAAFKFISSFIYGEIVIRDVNRYHHFQDGICSCNDYW; encoded by the coding sequence ATGCTTAGACTGAGAAGTTGGAACAGACAACGATGCTGCAAAGTGTTGCGGAAATGGACTCAATTTTCGAGGCAATCCGAGGATTACACTTTAATCCCATGTCTGAAGTTTGGTTTCGCGTCGTTGGCTGTTTTGGAGCAGCAGCCATGGAGGAGCAGCAAATTGATGGCTTCCTCGATTCAAGAATCCGAGTCTCATGTATATGCTAGAATGCTCCAGAATTGCATAAAGAACGAGCAACCCATGACGGGAAAATTCCTTCACTGCGAAATTCTGAAGAGGGGTGTCTGTTTGGATTTGTTTGCCGgcaatgttttacttaatttttatgtaaaaaacgAAACTTTGCATGACGGTGTTAAGCTGTTTGAGGAAATGCCGCGGAGAAATATGGTTTCGTTCGTTACTCTGATTCAGGGTTATTCACTGTTCGAAGAGTATGACAAGGCTGTTGAATTGTTCGTTAGGTTGCACAAAGAGGGCCATGAGCTCAATACATTTGTGTTCACTACCATTTTGAAGTTAGTTGTGAGCATGGATTTGCCGGAGTTTGGTTGGTGCATTCATGCTTGTGTTTATAAGCTCGGTCATGATGCTGATGCGTTTGTCGGAACTGGGCTAATTGATGCTTATTCAATTTGTGGGTTAGTGGATACTGCCAAGGAAGTTTTCAATGGAATTGTCCATAGGGACATGGTGTCTTGGACCGGAATGGTTTCTTGTTACGCTGAGAACAATTGTTTCGAGGATGCGTTGGATCTATATAATCAAATGAGGATGGATGGATTGCAGCCTAATAATTTCACTTTTGCGAGTGTGATTAAGGCTTGCCTTGGGCTCGGGGCAGATAGTGTTGGTAGAAGCATTCATGGTTGTGTTTTAAAGACTTGTTATGAGATGGATCGGTATGTAGGGGTTTCATTGCTTGACTTGTATGCAGGGTCCGGAAATATCGAGGATGCTCAGCAGTTATTCCGTGAGATCCCTAAGGATAATGTGGTTCCATGGAGTTTTATGATTGCTAGGCACTCACAGTGTGACCGGTGTGAGGAAGCTTTGGATTTCTTTATTCAAATGAGGGAAGCCTTTGTTTGTCCCAACCAGTTCACACTTGCTAGTGTCCTCCAAGCTTGTGCCACTAATGGGAGACTGGGATTCGGAAAGCAAATCCACTGCCTTGTAGTCAAAACTGGTCTTGATACCAATGTATTTGTTTCAAATGCTCTCATGGACGTGTATGCTAAATGTGGAGAGATGGAGGCCTCAATGAGCTTGTTTTCGGAGTTTGGAGACAGAAACGAAGTATCATGGAATACAATGATCGTTGGATATGTCCAACTAGGAGACGGAGAAAAGGCCCTCCAAATGTTCTTGAATATGAGTGAAGAGCATGTGGTCGCAACCGAAGTAACATACTCTAGTTTGCTTCGGGCTTGCGCCAGCTTGGCTGCCTTGGTGCCTGGCAGACAGATTCATTCGTTGGCTATTAAAACCTTGTATAGTGAGGATGATTCTGTGAGCAATGCTCTCATCGATATGTATGCAAAGTGTGGGCGGATTATAGATGCTCGATTGATCTTCGATGCTATGAGCGAGAGAGATATTGTTTCTTGGAATTCTATGATATCATCGTACTCGATGCACGGTCTTGGTGCCAAGGCTCTACAAGTTTATGAAAATATGCTAGAATCAGGATTCACACCAAATCAACTGACCTTTGTAGGTGTACTTTCAGCATGTAGCAATACAGGATCTTTAGATCAAGGACAAACTTATTTTACTTCCATGCAAGAGGACCATGATATTGAACCGTGCATGGAGCATTATACCTGTATGGTATCGTTATTGGGCCGATTAGGCCATCTCGATAAGGCTGTAAAGATGATCAATGAAATCCCATCTACACCCAATGTTATGGTATGGCGTGCATTACTTGGGGCTTGTGTTGCACACAAAAATGTCGAGCTTGGAAGATTTGCAGCGGATCGCGTGCTTGAGCTGGAACCGCAAGATGAATCAAGCTATGTGCTACTGTCAAACATATATGCCGCCGCAAAAAGATGGGATCATGTTGCACTGGTAAGGAAAAACATGAAAAAGAATCGAATAAAAAAAGAACCTGGACTCAGTTGGATTGAGAGCCAGGGGATAGTACACTATTTTGCAGTTGGAGACGAGTCACATGAAGACATAAAACTGATTCGTGGAATGCTTGAATGGTTGAATGTTAGATGCAATAGAGGTGGTTATGCTCCTGATCATGGTGTTATTTTGCTTGATGTGGAAGAGGATGAAAAGGGCCGCCTCTTGTGGCTACACAGTGAAAGAATAGCTTTAGCCTTTGCTCTTACCAGAACGCCACCAGGAAGCCCTATTCGGATAATCAAGAACCTCCGGATATGCTCGGATTGCCATGCAGCGTTTAAGTTTATATCATCGTTCATATACGGAGAAATTGTTATTAGAGATGTAAACAGATACCATCACTTTCAAGATGGTATTTGCTCCTGCAATGATTATTGGTGA